The following coding sequences are from one Desulfosporosinus sp. Sb-LF window:
- a CDS encoding long-chain fatty acid--CoA ligase, translating into MLGNIYKKEYNPDSIAIKFKGNSITYEQLDKTVSQYSSLLLKLGVKGEERVLLSCPNSPEFIFSYLGVVKNGAIIVPVNLQLTMDEITYLVNDSGASFMIMHPTILQTIKHSKESLQELLNIKIIVLNQEFQRTISEISVEVVEDFTDENAVSTFLYTSGTTGKPKAAMLTHKNLVTNAEQSRIAFGGTVNDNYFCVLPMFHVFGFTVCVLNPLWSGATVTILEKFHPKEVIESLLNDEVTVFAGVPTMYVLLLEACKNTVTFPKLRLAISGGAALPVEVLRQAKDILKLPVVEGYGLTEASPVVSFNPLDGIQKAGSIGLPLSGVECKIVDDSDMELPAGDVGELITLGDNVMLGYFKKEKETEEALKNGWLYTGDLAKKDEDGYIYIVDRKKDLIIAGGLNVYPREVEEVIYQYSKVKEAAVVGITDKLRGESVKAFIVLKDNEECTSKEVLGYLKEHLAGYKIPRKIEFVSELPKNSSGKILKRMLKM; encoded by the coding sequence ATGTTAGGAAACATTTATAAGAAAGAATATAATCCCGATTCTATCGCAATAAAATTCAAAGGAAATAGTATCACCTATGAACAGCTTGATAAAACAGTTAGTCAGTATTCAAGTCTATTATTGAAACTGGGAGTGAAGGGTGAAGAAAGAGTACTACTGAGTTGCCCGAACTCACCTGAATTTATCTTTTCCTATTTGGGCGTGGTAAAAAATGGAGCAATTATTGTTCCGGTGAATCTACAGCTTACCATGGATGAAATTACATATTTGGTTAACGATTCCGGAGCTAGCTTTATGATTATGCACCCTACAATTCTTCAAACAATAAAGCATAGCAAAGAATCGCTCCAAGAGCTTTTGAATATTAAGATTATTGTTCTGAATCAGGAGTTTCAGAGAACTATTTCTGAAATCTCGGTTGAAGTAGTTGAGGATTTTACAGATGAGAATGCCGTATCCACGTTTTTATATACCTCCGGTACTACAGGAAAACCAAAGGCCGCAATGCTTACCCATAAAAATCTAGTTACAAATGCTGAACAGTCACGGATTGCGTTTGGTGGAACAGTAAATGATAACTATTTTTGCGTGCTTCCGATGTTCCATGTTTTTGGATTTACTGTCTGTGTTCTTAACCCTTTATGGAGCGGTGCAACAGTTACGATATTAGAGAAGTTTCATCCAAAAGAAGTCATAGAATCTTTATTAAATGATGAAGTTACTGTTTTTGCGGGAGTTCCAACTATGTATGTATTATTGTTAGAGGCCTGCAAGAATACCGTTACTTTCCCTAAACTTCGCTTAGCAATTTCCGGGGGAGCAGCACTGCCTGTAGAAGTACTAAGACAGGCCAAAGATATTCTGAAGCTCCCAGTTGTTGAGGGATACGGTTTGACAGAAGCGTCCCCTGTAGTAAGCTTTAATCCTTTGGATGGAATACAGAAGGCAGGCTCTATAGGTCTGCCTCTTAGTGGTGTTGAATGCAAGATTGTTGATGATAGCGATATGGAACTACCGGCTGGTGATGTCGGTGAACTGATAACCCTCGGTGACAATGTAATGTTAGGATACTTCAAAAAGGAGAAAGAAACAGAAGAGGCATTGAAGAATGGTTGGCTGTATACCGGGGATCTTGCGAAGAAAGATGAAGATGGATATATTTATATTGTAGACAGGAAAAAAGATTTGATCATTGCTGGTGGCTTGAATGTATATCCTAGGGAAGTTGAGGAAGTTATATATCAATATTCGAAGGTGAAAGAGGCCGCGGTCGTCGGAATTACGGACAAATTGCGTGGCGAGTCTGTGAAAGCATTTATTGTTCTTAAAGATAATGAAGAATGCACTTCGAAGGAAGTACTTGGGTATTTGAAAGAACATCTTGCCGGTTATAAAATACCTCGAAAAATTGAATTTGTATCTGAGCTTCCCAAAAACAGCTCGGGTAAAATCTTGAAAAGAATGCTGAAAATGTAG
- a CDS encoding N-acetylmuramoyl-L-alanine amidase — MDKPTIVWKGSPNFSSSKGYRTLAIVNHIMSGTLTGTDAWFTNPESKVSSHFGVGENGAIHQYVELENVAWANFFGQYP, encoded by the coding sequence ATGGATAAACCTACGATTGTATGGAAGGGGTCGCCGAACTTTAGTAGCTCAAAAGGCTACAGAACCCTTGCTATTGTTAACCATATCATGAGCGGAACCTTAACAGGGACCGATGCTTGGTTTACCAATCCAGAAAGTAAGGTTAGTTCCCATTTTGGAGTCGGAGAAAATGGGGCTATTCATCAATATGTTGAACTCGAAAATGTAGCATGGGCCAATTTTTTTGGACAGTACCCGTGA